One part of the Enterococcus sp. DIV1094 genome encodes these proteins:
- a CDS encoding polysaccharide biosynthesis protein → MFELTRKRKVIILVLVDSLLLGISILSSYYFMTPFVGIDQDYLAVNLGVSLLFYIGYGMLFKTFTRINRYTNLNEMAAIFSAITCTVISSFIVQYLFMQKISLRLQSLTYVLSMFLIISSRLFWRIYIEHKAQRQGSPLNKYRTLIIGAGEGGRILSNSINSSKAINDMEIVGFIDDDPNKYKTYLSGIKVVGNTKDLPRLIDEMSIDMVTIAIPSLPRKRIREIFHLIETKEVKMNTMPSIEEIASGKINVSRLKEIDVVDLLGREEVQLDLDKLKSHISEKVILVTGAGGSIGSEICRQVLAFSPKKLLLLGHGENSIYLIHRELSGDPSHNETEIIPIIADIQDREKIFHIMKEHRPDIVYHAAAHKHVPLMEYNPREAVKNNIKGTKNVAEAAKEAYVKNFVMVSTDKANNPPNVMGATKRIAEMIVTGLNGENCTKFSAVRFGNVLGSRGSVIPVFREQIAKGGPITITDFRMTRYFMTIPEASRLVIQSGALAKGGEIFVLDMSEPVKILDLARNMIRLSGYTEEEIEIVETGIRPGEKLYEELLLDKERNEEQVYEKIFVGNIKGYPIQEVMQFVNSLSDEDKQLAKEVVAFARASNK, encoded by the coding sequence TTGTTTGAACTTACTAGAAAAAGAAAAGTCATCATCTTGGTGTTGGTTGACAGTTTATTATTAGGAATTTCTATATTATCAAGCTATTATTTTATGACACCATTTGTTGGGATCGATCAAGATTATTTAGCCGTGAATTTAGGCGTATCCCTCCTCTTTTACATCGGATATGGCATGCTGTTCAAAACATTCACGCGAATCAATCGATATACGAATTTAAATGAGATGGCCGCCATTTTTTCAGCCATTACTTGTACCGTTATTTCATCATTTATAGTGCAATATTTGTTTATGCAAAAAATTAGCTTAAGATTGCAATCACTAACTTATGTCTTATCGATGTTTCTCATCATCAGTAGTCGTCTATTCTGGCGTATATATATCGAACACAAAGCACAGCGTCAAGGATCACCACTCAATAAATATAGAACACTGATCATCGGAGCAGGCGAAGGCGGACGTATTTTAAGTAACAGTATCAATAGTTCAAAAGCCATCAACGATATGGAAATAGTTGGTTTTATCGATGATGATCCGAATAAATACAAAACGTATTTATCAGGGATAAAAGTAGTTGGAAATACAAAGGATCTACCGAGATTGATCGATGAAATGTCAATCGATATGGTAACGATCGCAATCCCTTCTTTACCACGAAAAAGAATTCGCGAAATTTTCCACCTGATTGAAACAAAAGAAGTCAAGATGAATACGATGCCTTCGATTGAAGAAATCGCATCAGGAAAAATCAATGTTTCTCGTTTAAAAGAAATCGACGTGGTTGATTTGTTAGGACGAGAAGAAGTCCAATTAGATTTGGATAAATTAAAATCACACATCTCAGAAAAAGTAATACTTGTTACCGGAGCGGGAGGCTCTATTGGTTCGGAGATTTGTCGTCAAGTGCTTGCTTTTTCACCCAAAAAATTACTCTTATTAGGTCATGGTGAAAACTCAATTTATTTGATTCATCGCGAACTATCAGGAGATCCTTCCCATAATGAAACAGAAATCATTCCAATTATTGCTGATATCCAAGACCGAGAAAAGATCTTCCATATCATGAAAGAACATCGACCAGATATTGTCTACCATGCAGCAGCACACAAACATGTGCCATTGATGGAATACAATCCAAGAGAAGCAGTAAAAAACAATATCAAAGGAACCAAAAATGTTGCCGAAGCAGCTAAAGAAGCTTATGTCAAAAATTTTGTGATGGTTTCCACAGATAAAGCCAATAATCCACCAAACGTTATGGGAGCCACAAAACGAATTGCAGAAATGATCGTTACAGGTTTAAACGGAGAAAATTGTACAAAATTTTCAGCGGTTAGATTTGGGAATGTCTTAGGCTCTCGTGGGAGCGTGATCCCTGTGTTTCGAGAACAAATCGCAAAAGGCGGACCGATCACGATCACCGATTTTCGCATGACCCGTTACTTTATGACGATCCCAGAAGCAAGCCGATTAGTGATCCAATCCGGAGCATTAGCTAAGGGCGGCGAAATCTTCGTCCTAGATATGAGTGAACCAGTCAAAATCTTAGATCTTGCTCGAAACATGATTCGGTTAAGTGGCTATACAGAAGAAGAAATTGAAATCGTTGAAACAGGGATCCGACCAGGCGAAAAATTATATGAAGAGTTGTTGTTAGATAAGGAACGAAACGAGGAACAAGTGTATGAGAAGATTTTTGTTGGGAATATTAAAGGATATCCGATACAGGAAGTCATGCAGTTTGTAAATAGTTTATCAGATGAGGATAAGCAGTTAGCTAAAGAAGTTGTAGCGTTTGCACGAGCTTCGAATAAATAG
- a CDS encoding DegT/DnrJ/EryC1/StrS family aminotransferase: MENERILLASPHMSDEGYEQEYVKEAFDTNWVAPLGANVNNFEKELAEYVGIDHAAALTSGTAAIHLALKAAGVGKGDIVICQSLTFSATVNPIIYQGAKPVFVDSDYETWNMDPEQLKIALEKYPETKAVIVVHLYGLSANLDEIVKICKEYQVTLIEDAAESLGTTYKGQYTGTFGEYGIYSFNGNKIITTSGGGMAVSNNPERVEKIRFWSTQSREQARHYQHNEIGYNYRMSNIVAGIGRGQLKVLSDRIKKKQYIHDFYKNELSEISSITFMPENKWNKPNFWLSVILLSDVDTNMLMDELDKANIEARPVWKPMHLQPIFEGYDYVGSNVAETLFNTGICLPSDTKMTDEDLYRVVKTIKRVLHHE; encoded by the coding sequence ATGGAAAATGAACGAATACTATTAGCATCACCACATATGAGTGATGAAGGTTATGAACAAGAATACGTCAAAGAAGCATTTGATACCAACTGGGTTGCCCCGCTTGGCGCAAATGTGAATAACTTTGAAAAAGAATTAGCTGAGTATGTAGGGATTGATCATGCTGCTGCCTTGACTTCAGGTACGGCAGCTATCCATTTGGCATTAAAAGCTGCTGGTGTAGGTAAAGGCGATATTGTCATTTGTCAATCGTTAACATTTTCTGCCACTGTAAACCCGATCATCTACCAAGGTGCAAAACCAGTTTTTGTTGATAGTGACTATGAAACATGGAATATGGACCCTGAACAACTTAAAATCGCGTTGGAAAAATATCCGGAAACAAAAGCGGTTATTGTGGTTCATTTATATGGGCTGTCTGCAAATTTAGACGAAATTGTGAAAATTTGTAAAGAGTATCAAGTAACATTGATCGAAGATGCCGCAGAATCATTAGGTACAACATATAAAGGTCAATACACCGGTACCTTTGGCGAATATGGTATCTATTCCTTTAACGGAAATAAAATCATTACTACTTCTGGTGGAGGAATGGCTGTTTCAAATAATCCAGAACGAGTTGAAAAAATCCGATTTTGGTCTACGCAATCGCGAGAACAAGCAAGACATTATCAACATAATGAAATAGGGTATAACTATCGTATGAGTAACATCGTGGCAGGGATAGGAAGAGGACAGCTAAAAGTGTTGTCAGACCGAATCAAAAAGAAACAGTATATCCATGATTTTTATAAAAATGAACTTTCTGAAATTTCTTCTATTACTTTCATGCCTGAAAATAAATGGAATAAACCAAATTTTTGGCTGAGTGTGATTTTACTTTCCGATGTCGACACAAATATGTTAATGGATGAACTGGACAAAGCAAACATCGAGGCTCGCCCTGTATGGAAACCAATGCATCTACAACCGATTTTCGAAGGATATGACTATGTTGGTAGTAATGTTGCTGAAACATTGTTTAATACTGGTATATGTTTACCCTCCGATACAAAGATGACTGATGAAGATTTATATCGAGTAGTGAAAACAATAAAGCGAGTGTTACATCATGAATAA
- a CDS encoding acetyltransferase gives MKAVIVGAGGFGKEIAFLLNRSSEYDDVSFVDDAKTLDEQIVGIPVIGTIDRLSRVEQKTAVFIGVASPLIKEKIFLKLKDNNNLTFPNLIDPTAIVGLNVKLGIGNILMPYTTYTADISIGDFNMFNIHSTIGHDSQIGNYNSIYPNVNLSGYTIVGNKNEIGVGTKVIPQVSIGQGNIIGAGSVIVKDILNNTKSVGVPAKIIESWDEDGK, from the coding sequence ATGAAAGCAGTGATTGTTGGAGCTGGAGGATTTGGTAAAGAAATTGCCTTCTTATTAAACAGAAGTTCAGAATATGACGATGTTTCATTTGTCGATGATGCAAAAACTTTAGATGAACAGATTGTTGGCATACCGGTGATTGGAACAATAGATAGATTAAGTAGAGTAGAACAAAAAACTGCTGTATTTATAGGGGTTGCTTCCCCACTTATTAAGGAAAAAATTTTTTTGAAATTAAAAGATAATAATAATCTGACTTTTCCTAATCTGATTGACCCTACGGCTATTGTAGGATTGAATGTGAAACTAGGTATTGGAAATATCTTGATGCCTTATACGACGTATACCGCAGATATATCAATTGGTGATTTCAATATGTTCAATATCCATTCAACGATAGGCCATGATTCACAGATAGGAAACTATAATTCGATTTATCCAAATGTAAATTTATCTGGTTACACGATAGTTGGTAATAAAAATGAAATTGGTGTTGGTACAAAAGTGATTCCACAGGTCTCGATAGGCCAAGGAAATATTATAGGCGCAGGAAGTGTGATTGTTAAGGATATTCTAAACAATACAAAAAGTGTGGGGGTACCTGCAAAAATAATTGAAAGTTGGGACGAAGATGGAAAATGA